A stretch of Bacillus pseudomycoides DNA encodes these proteins:
- a CDS encoding AAA family ATPase: MQSIKPLMEELYEIELNALEANDSFPKPPNWRLSPRAVRTFIIGQEEPLLLEGKEVEISRKFYGNDALVERAIVTLAGNRGLMLIGEPGTAKTMLSELLSAAICRNSRNTVQGTAATMEDSIKYSWNYALLLAKGPVRKALVPGPLFVGMEQGILTRFEELTRCPQEVQDSLISVLSDKVLNIPEFGEQGILTAKPGFNIIATANTRDRGVNEMSSALKRRFNFETVHPIKDVKLEAKIIESQVTRLLGASGITPEVDQTVVQLLATVFHELREGITAEGKRIDQPSSVMSTAEAVSVYYQSAMDAYYYGSGQVKMDALVRYLSGTIAKENKDDLEKLRSYFTSIVKARGQVGGEAWKSFFEARNQLK, translated from the coding sequence ATGCAGTCTATTAAACCATTAATGGAAGAATTATATGAAATAGAATTGAATGCGTTAGAAGCGAATGATTCGTTTCCAAAACCACCTAACTGGCGATTGTCACCGCGTGCCGTTCGTACGTTTATTATCGGACAAGAAGAACCGCTTCTTTTGGAAGGAAAAGAAGTGGAAATTAGTCGTAAGTTTTATGGTAATGATGCGCTTGTGGAACGAGCAATTGTCACATTAGCAGGAAATCGCGGACTTATGTTAATCGGAGAGCCAGGAACAGCAAAGACGATGCTAAGCGAGCTACTTTCTGCCGCAATATGCAGAAATAGCCGTAACACTGTGCAAGGAACAGCTGCTACGATGGAAGATTCGATTAAGTACTCGTGGAATTATGCGCTTCTTCTTGCGAAAGGACCTGTAAGGAAGGCACTTGTGCCAGGGCCTCTCTTCGTTGGGATGGAACAAGGGATATTAACTAGATTTGAAGAGTTAACGCGCTGCCCGCAGGAAGTGCAGGATTCATTAATCAGCGTTCTTAGCGATAAAGTGCTGAATATTCCAGAGTTTGGGGAGCAAGGGATTCTTACGGCAAAGCCTGGATTCAATATTATTGCAACGGCCAACACGCGTGATCGCGGTGTGAATGAAATGAGTAGTGCATTGAAGCGTCGTTTTAATTTTGAAACAGTACATCCAATTAAGGATGTAAAGCTGGAAGCGAAAATAATAGAGTCGCAAGTAACGCGGTTATTAGGAGCATCAGGCATCACGCCAGAAGTGGATCAAACGGTTGTTCAGTTGTTGGCGACTGTTTTTCATGAATTACGAGAAGGCATAACCGCTGAAGGGAAACGAATTGATCAGCCGTCTTCTGTTATGAGTACGGCAGAAGCAGTATCTGTATATTATCAAAGCGCAATGGATGCGTACTATTATGGAAGCGGACAAGTGAAAATGGACGCGCTTGTTCGATATTTATCGGGGACGATTGCGAAAGAAAACAAGGATGATTTAGAAAAGCTGCGCAGTTACTTTACAAGCATCGTTAAGGCGCGAGGTCAAGTAGGAGGAGAGGCATGGAAGTCGTTTTTCGAAGCTCGCAATCAGCTGAAGTAA
- a CDS encoding DUF4132 domain-containing protein: MAVSTYQLFQHLNMTGAQEELALRYLQMRDEEVLKHIEQTTIRENKRSDFAWQFMNDFRKTYKQDPVFFRLFYHLLEDQLLNGLLVRFSYMSFPDIKIYFEKSALSFDRLVVFACKYLTNLSRSVNEADVFLRQLIRENPKYIEEQLQVITGQQKLLLLLVMLDADYERFLSYRSLLEEELQEHAEYILKLSGAEEKIEAAQRYVRGESVSKVFAGSSLPDFTWQQIFRLYPHSDVARRYMELLVKCSVKNFMNYAISHVSHTLEQSGNYKKTKSFYAQLYETTRDLCEQFGISEERFFAYRLTQHHLGAVDFDRVYEYQLLLRMVEEQPEFVQRTLQYLSQSHYLFVSMLLAEKGYELHRNKVREEFLMVVLQTKSSDIRGTYRDYLLGTLSFEDMKQWFESSKFRNNYWRMSVLEIALLWDIEEAAKREAALTLQLGKGYNYSLYELLQRYAAMENSPEKVLEDLLSYGLSMEKLVSYSIEQASGQSEKRDKATEALVRLFVKERAYVTGEFPEYSADERIFILDELAKDNAVQTRDLLIQSLGDSSKKVRTAAVELLTKDTEAAEDVAKELNHRKKVVRENVMQTLLYYKTDKYTKLVQEALQEKKNASLMEKFAPLLGDGDLEGASGSIEALCMRILTPQKRNALVQWLGFEPQIRLRDSDTIADVMIPLAYFQQYVSDSVIEKKEAAEVIGAALNEQDLKENIQAIYQLWVSQGAESKKRGILSLYGIYSDDEMAMQLKKQIDEWALGMRGAIAAAAIQALALSQSHIGLMSIHAMAFKYKHKQVRNTAKEALSLAAKTRGITEEELEDQLVPDLGFNKRGEKTIDYGSRTFTAYLTPNLKIELKTGEGKRMKSLPKPNAKDDAEKAEEAKAELSSIKKQLRTMITMQTQRLETALSLNRYWSQNTWQSLFVENPIMQQFAISLIWGEYKEGKLLAMFRYMEDGTFNTIEEEEHELTPDTVIGLIHPLELSEEERELWKEQLEDYEVTQPFPQIDREVFQVNDNEEVTVERFAGIQINGRSLFGKMTKYGWSRGSVQDAGVYYTFYKEDTRAGLGAELAFEGAPVGYEGEEDVCVFEIQFYKAGTVSRGSYDYDEIDHERRVLPKQVSERFFSEILYDIKRATESNLGRDENWRSKR; this comes from the coding sequence ATGGCAGTCAGTACATATCAGTTGTTTCAACATCTTAATATGACAGGAGCACAAGAAGAATTAGCATTACGTTACTTGCAGATGAGGGATGAAGAAGTTTTAAAACATATAGAACAAACGACTATTCGTGAAAATAAGCGCAGTGATTTTGCTTGGCAGTTTATGAATGATTTTAGGAAAACGTATAAGCAAGATCCAGTTTTTTTTCGGTTATTTTATCATTTGCTTGAGGATCAACTGTTGAATGGTCTTCTCGTGCGTTTTTCATATATGAGTTTTCCAGATATAAAGATTTATTTCGAAAAAAGCGCTCTTTCATTCGATAGACTTGTAGTATTTGCTTGTAAGTATTTAACGAATCTTTCGCGTTCTGTAAATGAAGCGGATGTTTTTCTTAGACAATTAATAAGGGAGAATCCGAAGTATATAGAAGAACAGTTGCAAGTTATAACAGGTCAGCAAAAATTACTTTTGCTTCTAGTCATGTTAGATGCAGATTATGAGAGATTTCTTTCTTATCGTTCTTTACTGGAAGAAGAATTGCAAGAGCATGCGGAGTATATATTGAAGCTAAGCGGTGCAGAAGAGAAGATTGAAGCAGCTCAAAGGTACGTTCGAGGCGAATCTGTTAGTAAGGTGTTTGCCGGGTCATCTTTACCTGACTTTACTTGGCAGCAAATTTTTCGTTTGTATCCGCATTCGGATGTTGCAAGAAGATATATGGAATTGTTAGTGAAATGCTCTGTGAAAAATTTTATGAATTATGCAATTTCACATGTCAGCCATACTCTTGAACAGTCTGGAAATTACAAAAAAACAAAAAGTTTTTATGCACAATTGTATGAAACAACTCGGGATTTGTGTGAGCAATTCGGTATTTCAGAGGAAAGATTTTTTGCATATCGCCTTACACAGCATCATTTAGGTGCTGTTGATTTTGATCGCGTATATGAATATCAATTGTTGCTTCGAATGGTGGAAGAACAACCGGAATTTGTGCAGCGTACACTGCAATATTTAAGTCAAAGTCATTACCTTTTCGTATCAATGCTTTTAGCGGAAAAAGGGTACGAGCTACATAGAAACAAAGTACGTGAAGAGTTTTTAATGGTTGTCCTTCAAACGAAATCATCTGACATACGTGGTACATATCGTGACTATTTATTAGGCACTTTATCATTTGAGGATATGAAGCAATGGTTCGAAAGCTCGAAGTTTAGAAATAATTACTGGAGAATGTCTGTTTTAGAAATTGCATTACTTTGGGATATAGAGGAAGCAGCAAAGAGGGAAGCCGCTCTTACGCTTCAACTTGGGAAAGGTTATAACTATAGTTTATATGAACTTTTGCAGCGGTATGCTGCGATGGAGAACTCGCCAGAAAAGGTGCTGGAAGATCTGCTTTCCTACGGTTTATCGATGGAGAAGCTCGTTTCTTATTCCATTGAACAAGCTTCCGGGCAGAGTGAGAAGCGAGATAAGGCGACGGAGGCACTCGTTCGTTTGTTTGTAAAAGAACGAGCGTATGTGACGGGGGAATTTCCTGAGTATTCTGCAGATGAACGGATTTTTATTTTGGATGAGCTGGCAAAGGATAACGCAGTTCAGACGCGTGATCTTCTCATTCAAAGCCTTGGGGATTCCTCTAAAAAGGTACGTACCGCTGCAGTAGAACTTCTTACAAAAGATACGGAAGCTGCAGAAGATGTAGCAAAGGAATTAAATCATAGAAAGAAAGTTGTTCGCGAAAATGTAATGCAAACACTTTTATATTATAAAACTGACAAATATACAAAGCTTGTACAGGAAGCTTTACAAGAAAAGAAAAACGCTTCTTTGATGGAGAAGTTTGCTCCATTGCTTGGAGACGGAGACTTAGAAGGAGCATCAGGAAGTATAGAAGCTCTTTGCATGCGTATTTTAACGCCGCAAAAAAGGAATGCACTTGTGCAGTGGCTCGGATTTGAACCGCAAATCCGCCTTCGTGATTCCGATACCATTGCAGATGTAATGATTCCTCTTGCATATTTTCAGCAGTACGTATCAGATTCTGTCATTGAGAAGAAGGAAGCTGCAGAAGTAATAGGTGCGGCTCTTAACGAACAAGATTTGAAGGAAAACATACAAGCGATCTATCAGCTTTGGGTTTCTCAAGGTGCGGAATCGAAGAAACGCGGTATTCTTTCGCTGTACGGTATTTACAGTGATGACGAAATGGCGATGCAACTCAAAAAGCAGATTGATGAGTGGGCACTTGGTATGCGCGGAGCTATTGCTGCTGCAGCTATTCAGGCGCTAGCGTTGTCCCAATCACATATTGGGCTAATGTCTATCCATGCGATGGCATTTAAGTATAAACATAAGCAAGTGCGTAATACTGCGAAAGAAGCGCTGAGTCTCGCTGCAAAAACGCGTGGTATAACAGAGGAAGAATTAGAAGATCAGCTTGTCCCAGACCTTGGTTTTAATAAACGCGGTGAAAAGACAATTGATTACGGCAGCAGAACATTTACTGCCTATTTAACTCCAAACTTGAAAATTGAGCTAAAAACGGGAGAAGGAAAACGAATGAAGTCGCTTCCGAAACCAAATGCAAAAGATGATGCGGAAAAAGCTGAGGAGGCTAAGGCAGAGTTATCCTCTATAAAGAAGCAGCTCCGAACTATGATTACGATGCAAACGCAGCGTCTTGAAACAGCGCTGTCTCTGAATCGCTATTGGTCACAAAATACATGGCAGTCTCTGTTTGTAGAAAATCCAATTATGCAGCAGTTCGCTATCTCCCTTATTTGGGGTGAATATAAGGAAGGAAAGTTGCTTGCGATGTTCCGCTATATGGAGGATGGCACGTTTAATACGATTGAAGAAGAAGAGCATGAACTTACGCCAGACACTGTTATCGGTCTAATCCATCCCCTAGAATTGTCAGAAGAGGAACGAGAATTATGGAAAGAGCAGCTAGAAGATTATGAGGTTACTCAGCCATTTCCGCAAATTGACCGTGAAGTATTTCAGGTGAATGACAATGAGGAAGTAACTGTAGAAAGATTTGCTGGTATTCAGATCAATGGCCGTTCGCTGTTTGGTAAGATGACGAAGTACGGCTGGAGTCGTGGATCGGTTCAAGATGCCGGTGTATATTATACATTCTATAAAGAAGATACTCGCGCCGGACTAGGGGCGGAGCTTGCGTTTGAAGGGGCACCGGTTGGGTATGAAGGCGAGGAGGATGTGTGCGTATTTGAAATTCAATTTTACAAAGCAGGCACGGTGAGCCGCGGTTCATATGACTACGACGAAATTGATCATGAGAGACGCGTTTTACCGAAGCAAGTATCGGAACGCTTTTTCAGCGAAATTTTATATGATATAAAACGGGCAACAGAATCGAACCTTGGCCGTGATGAAAACTGGCGCAGTAAGCGATAA
- a CDS encoding SMI1/KNR4 family protein: MNVLPNKLERVLGEDIYKREDKGKVKEVLTNLGVEVSDTFSEFYHRYAGPFWEGHVPYELLDIVDEENAIESNTIIARKELGFPKKYLVLSEMSANTVLVLDSITDKVYSVHFEGGDEQLLNGALKETWSSFYAFLKEYFNC, translated from the coding sequence GTGAATGTTTTGCCTAATAAATTAGAGCGAGTTCTTGGAGAAGATATTTATAAACGTGAAGATAAGGGAAAAGTGAAAGAGGTCTTAACTAACCTAGGTGTTGAAGTATCTGATACATTCAGTGAATTTTATCACCGATATGCGGGGCCCTTTTGGGAAGGGCATGTTCCCTACGAGTTGCTAGATATTGTAGATGAAGAGAACGCTATTGAATCAAACACAATTATCGCTCGAAAGGAGCTTGGATTTCCGAAAAAATATCTAGTTTTAAGTGAGATGTCAGCAAATACTGTACTAGTGCTTGATAGTATAACGGATAAAGTTTACTCGGTTCATTTTGAAGGTGGAGATGAGCAGCTTTTAAATGGAGCGTTGAAGGAAACTTGGTCATCGTTTTATGCGTTTTTAAAAGAATATTTTAACTGTTAA
- a CDS encoding DUF6985 domain-containing protein: protein MTINDAVFGKIEYDYVWSKDTTIHFFGNEVEIALVVKGDEDGKFDEEQYIAYTSLVKKWEHLQQSFLQPILDYYVQERHELGYDIEINENYPFVETTNQILEMICLDGIVVPYAGIFEGRDIGITFHCTWDIENGLGLRLLNEKVTEVGYQDVAI, encoded by the coding sequence ATGACAATAAATGATGCGGTTTTCGGTAAAATTGAATACGATTATGTTTGGTCTAAGGATACTACCATTCATTTTTTTGGAAATGAGGTCGAAATAGCATTGGTGGTTAAAGGTGATGAGGATGGTAAATTTGATGAAGAACAATATATAGCATATACCTCACTTGTGAAAAAATGGGAACACTTACAACAAAGCTTTTTGCAACCAATATTAGACTACTACGTACAAGAGCGACATGAACTAGGTTATGATATTGAAATAAATGAAAATTATCCATTTGTTGAAACAACGAATCAAATACTAGAAATGATATGTTTAGATGGAATTGTTGTTCCATATGCGGGTATTTTTGAAGGGCGAGATATCGGAATTACATTTCATTGTACATGGGATATAGAAAATGGACTAGGGCTTCGCCTATTAAATGAAAAAGTAACTGAAGTAGGCTACCAGGATGTTGCAATTTAG
- a CDS encoding PoNe immunity protein domain-containing protein, producing the protein MIWECYEYLSIGIMLEIDKNTFNILVNLVEKSKMNDFLYNFIIHYRREEGNSQNSIWLFEKPFKSFVNVIMCKDDTKASKLMEKYLIEEWYAGHKDMGWYDCHKHHEKLYFGYWSFESGAIVKNVPYYPYDMVYFKAK; encoded by the coding sequence ATGATCTGGGAATGTTACGAATATCTTTCTATAGGTATTATGTTAGAAATTGATAAGAATACATTTAATATTCTTGTAAATTTAGTAGAGAAGAGTAAGATGAATGATTTTTTATATAATTTTATCATTCATTATAGAAGAGAAGAAGGGAACTCTCAAAACAGTATTTGGTTATTTGAAAAACCATTTAAAAGTTTTGTTAATGTCATTATGTGCAAAGATGATACAAAAGCTAGTAAACTCATGGAGAAATACTTGATAGAAGAATGGTATGCTGGGCATAAAGACATGGGTTGGTATGATTGTCATAAACATCATGAAAAACTATATTTTGGCTATTGGAGCTTTGAAAGTGGAGCAATTGTAAAAAATGTTCCTTATTATCCGTATGATATGGTGTATTTTAAAGCTAAATAG
- a CDS encoding multicopper oxidase family protein has product MKRFVLTAVTVSVISLIAACSAITNTTNDYKNVNDKKTAQTETATKPLKVVKGPEVTLIAKEEKQKLSNGVIVPVWTFNGSSPGPEIRVKKGEKVKVTLKNELSTPVSIHWHGYPVPNNMDGIPGVTQDAVESGKSFTYEFKANVPGTYWYHSHQDSVNQLDRGLYGALVVEDTNEKYDKDYTLMLDEWVTDKKEIDKQLKEMTKGKTEKADGNKSSMDNKNTKKNDDMKGMDHSGMDMGSDKKDSGNMEGMDHGNMRMKGHDMSMYDLFTINGKSGDLVEPLKVNKGDKVRLRLVNAGYLSHDIHVHGHDIKVIATDGQPINDPKVIKDKVISIASGERYDVEFTANNPGKWYVEDHSEDKGVKGMKAVIEYDGSKEMKDKANEKEKLPKLDMTKYGAKKLGDFTLDQQYTVTYNMDLHTQMNGNEMVYTINGKVFPDIDPIPVKKGDLVKVKLVNRSKTDDHPMHLHGHFFQVLSKDGKTIEGSPIVKDTLNLKPGEEYEVAFVADNPGEWMFHCHDLHHASAGMVTEVKYTDYKSDYVPNPNIPNKPE; this is encoded by the coding sequence ATGAAGAGATTTGTATTAACAGCAGTTACAGTCTCCGTAATATCTTTAATTGCTGCATGTTCTGCGATCACAAATACAACAAATGATTATAAAAATGTGAATGATAAAAAAACAGCACAGACTGAAACGGCTACAAAACCATTGAAAGTTGTAAAAGGACCAGAAGTTACTTTAATAGCGAAAGAAGAAAAGCAAAAGCTAAGTAACGGTGTTATTGTTCCAGTCTGGACATTTAATGGTTCATCTCCTGGACCAGAAATTAGGGTGAAAAAAGGCGAAAAGGTTAAAGTGACATTAAAAAATGAATTATCTACACCAGTATCTATCCATTGGCATGGGTATCCTGTCCCAAATAACATGGATGGAATTCCAGGTGTGACACAAGATGCGGTTGAATCTGGAAAAAGTTTCACCTATGAATTTAAAGCGAACGTACCAGGAACGTATTGGTATCATTCGCATCAAGATTCTGTAAATCAACTAGATAGAGGCTTGTATGGTGCCCTCGTTGTAGAAGATACAAATGAAAAGTATGATAAAGATTACACATTAATGTTAGATGAATGGGTAACAGATAAAAAAGAAATCGATAAGCAGTTAAAAGAAATGACAAAAGGGAAAACAGAAAAAGCAGACGGTAATAAATCTAGTATGGATAATAAAAATACGAAAAAGAATGATGATATGAAAGGCATGGATCATTCCGGTATGGACATGGGCAGTGATAAAAAAGACTCTGGAAATATGGAAGGAATGGATCATGGGAATATGAGGATGAAAGGTCATGATATGAGCATGTATGACTTATTCACAATCAATGGTAAAAGCGGGGATTTAGTGGAGCCATTAAAAGTGAACAAGGGAGACAAAGTTCGACTTCGACTAGTTAATGCTGGTTACCTATCACATGATATCCATGTTCATGGTCATGATATTAAAGTAATTGCGACAGATGGCCAACCAATTAATGATCCAAAAGTTATTAAGGACAAAGTAATTTCAATTGCATCAGGTGAACGTTATGATGTTGAATTTACTGCTAACAACCCTGGGAAATGGTATGTTGAGGACCATTCAGAAGATAAAGGTGTAAAAGGAATGAAAGCTGTTATAGAATATGATGGCAGCAAAGAGATGAAAGACAAGGCAAATGAAAAAGAAAAACTACCAAAATTAGATATGACGAAATATGGTGCTAAAAAATTAGGTGATTTCACGTTAGACCAGCAGTATACTGTCACATATAATATGGACTTGCATACTCAAATGAATGGAAATGAAATGGTATATACAATTAACGGTAAAGTATTTCCGGATATCGACCCAATTCCAGTGAAAAAGGGTGACTTAGTAAAAGTAAAATTAGTAAATCGCTCTAAAACAGATGATCACCCGATGCATTTACACGGTCATTTCTTCCAAGTATTAAGTAAAGATGGAAAAACGATAGAAGGTTCTCCAATTGTTAAAGATACTTTGAACTTGAAACCTGGAGAAGAATATGAAGTAGCCTTTGTAGCAGACAATCCGGGGGAATGGATGTTCCACTGTCATGATTTGCACCATGCTTCAGCAGGGATGGTAACAGAAGTGAAATATACAGATTACAAATCTGATTATGTTCCAAACCCTAACATTCCAAATAAGCCAGAATAA
- a CDS encoding aminopeptidase P family protein, whose product MPDGSITILFAGQAPHMSADAHYKFVPNRNFYYLTGIDEPNVIFILKKFGDSVEETLFIEKPDPVLEKWVGKTVSKEEAENISGIKKVVYIESFEVTIANTLFAENVKHVYLDLERRNWKGTETKALAFAKHVREQYPHLSIGNVYPNICELRVFKTDEEIEKIKEAIAVTQEGIYNVLKQAKAGIMEYELEAHFDFTLKSSGIKYHAFDTILASGKNATVLHYEDNDAKVQQGDLVLLDLGAQKDYYNADISYTFPASGTFSNRQKQIYNIVLKALKETTELIKPGLKFAALNEHTKKVLAEECKEIGLIQEDEELSKYYYHGVSHFLGLDTHDVGTYKDRVLEEGMVITIEPGLYIEEESIGIRIEDDILVTKDGYENLSKDIIRTVEEIEEFMRKNNENVKERQVVTK is encoded by the coding sequence TTGCCAGATGGATCGATTACTATTTTATTTGCCGGACAGGCACCACATATGTCAGCTGATGCACACTATAAATTTGTGCCGAATCGAAATTTTTACTATTTAACAGGAATCGATGAGCCAAATGTTATTTTTATTTTAAAAAAGTTTGGAGATAGTGTAGAAGAAACTCTTTTCATTGAAAAACCAGATCCAGTGCTTGAAAAATGGGTTGGTAAAACCGTTTCGAAAGAAGAAGCAGAAAATATTTCTGGTATTAAGAAGGTTGTATATATAGAAAGTTTTGAAGTAACAATTGCGAATACACTTTTCGCAGAAAATGTGAAACATGTGTATTTAGATTTGGAACGTCGTAATTGGAAAGGTACTGAGACGAAGGCGCTAGCATTTGCGAAGCACGTAAGAGAACAGTATCCTCATCTTTCAATTGGGAATGTCTATCCGAACATTTGTGAATTACGAGTGTTCAAAACAGATGAAGAAATTGAAAAAATAAAAGAAGCAATTGCGGTTACTCAAGAGGGTATTTATAATGTGCTGAAACAAGCGAAAGCAGGCATAATGGAATATGAATTAGAAGCGCATTTTGATTTCACATTAAAATCGTCTGGTATTAAATATCATGCATTCGATACAATTTTGGCGAGTGGTAAAAATGCTACTGTGCTGCATTATGAAGATAATGATGCAAAAGTGCAACAAGGTGATTTAGTACTGCTCGATTTAGGTGCTCAAAAAGACTACTACAATGCTGATATTAGTTACACATTCCCAGCTAGTGGAACATTCTCTAATCGCCAAAAACAAATATATAATATTGTATTAAAAGCATTAAAAGAAACAACTGAACTTATAAAGCCAGGATTAAAATTCGCTGCATTAAATGAACATACAAAAAAAGTACTGGCAGAAGAGTGTAAAGAAATTGGTTTAATTCAAGAAGATGAGGAACTATCTAAATATTATTATCATGGTGTGAGCCATTTCCTCGGTTTAGATACTCATGATGTAGGAACATACAAAGATAGAGTATTAGAAGAAGGTATGGTCATTACGATAGAACCAGGTTTATATATTGAAGAAGAATCAATTGGAATTCGTATTGAAGATGATATTCTTGTCACAAAGGACGGGTATGAAAACTTGTCAAAAGATATCATTAGAACGGTTGAAGAGATTGAAGAGTTTATGAGAAAAAATAATGAAAACGTTAAGGAAAGACAAGTTGTTACAAAATAA
- a CDS encoding F510_1955 family glycosylhydrolase: MKYYVATGLAITSLFILTGCSNNVETQLVKKETVQSQPKNKETANTIPPNFYKEITSGKIEHIHGIGYAGNMPGVSIATHNGIKVYQNGKWFDTTTQLHDYMGFQATKNGFFASGHPEPGTNLKNPLGLMKSSDGGNTLEKLAFYGESDFHNLAVGYNTEAIYLYNERPNSKLQNGVYFSTNNGQEWKNSKLKGLSSTIHSFSVHPDQSSVVAVSAKDGVYLSTDYGNTFELFSKSLESTAVTFSNEDVIYAPISKQNQQTITKQSIATNEETNIQIPSLDSKDKIMYISQNPQNSSEMVFATMKANVFFSTDSGKTWKQVTKDGTLQYN, translated from the coding sequence GTGAAATATTATGTAGCAACAGGATTAGCAATTACTTCTTTATTTATACTTACAGGTTGTTCTAACAATGTAGAAACACAACTAGTAAAAAAAGAAACGGTTCAATCTCAGCCCAAAAATAAAGAAACAGCAAATACGATTCCGCCAAACTTCTATAAAGAAATTACATCTGGAAAAATCGAGCACATTCATGGAATTGGCTATGCAGGAAATATGCCTGGGGTTTCTATCGCAACTCACAATGGTATAAAAGTTTATCAAAATGGCAAATGGTTTGATACTACTACCCAACTACACGATTATATGGGATTTCAGGCAACGAAAAACGGATTCTTTGCCAGCGGGCATCCTGAACCAGGCACAAATTTAAAAAACCCTTTAGGGTTAATGAAAAGCTCTGATGGTGGAAATACCCTTGAAAAGCTAGCCTTTTATGGAGAATCTGATTTTCATAACCTTGCTGTCGGATATAATACGGAAGCGATCTATTTATATAACGAGCGTCCAAATTCTAAATTACAAAATGGTGTTTATTTCAGTACAAATAACGGACAAGAATGGAAAAATAGTAAGTTAAAGGGGCTATCAAGTACAATCCATTCATTTTCAGTACATCCGGATCAATCTAGTGTAGTCGCGGTAAGTGCTAAAGACGGTGTTTATTTATCTACAGATTACGGGAATACGTTTGAATTATTCTCTAAATCACTTGAATCGACCGCAGTTACATTTAGTAATGAAGATGTTATTTATGCCCCTATTAGTAAGCAAAATCAACAAACGATAACGAAGCAATCTATTGCTACAAATGAAGAGACAAACATACAAATTCCATCTTTAGATTCTAAAGATAAAATTATGTATATTTCACAAAACCCTCAAAATTCATCTGAAATGGTTTTTGCTACAATGAAAGCAAATGTATTCTTTTCTACGGATAGCGGTAAAACGTGGAAGCAGGTTACTAAAGATGGGACATTACAATATAACTAG
- a CDS encoding sulfite exporter TauE/SafE family protein — MSPLMDVANSTKSIPLLFAFLLGIVGTLAPCQLTGNISAITLYGNQSLQKGHSWKHILLFILGKVIAFTSLGLLVWTLGKEIQQILTLYFPWLRKMIGPLLILMGLILSDIIKERKFFSTIFPIKFIRKQKEVSSFLLGFFFSLAFCPTMFVLFFGTLIPLSLSSNYGYLFPTFFSIGTALPIVVLMFIISYLGLNGTLLKKSRKIGKSIQRIAGILLILIRLYDTALYWI, encoded by the coding sequence ATGTCTCCTTTAATGGATGTCGCGAATTCTACAAAATCAATACCTCTATTATTTGCGTTTTTATTAGGCATAGTAGGTACCCTTGCTCCTTGCCAATTAACAGGAAACATTAGTGCTATTACACTTTATGGAAATCAGTCTTTACAAAAGGGACATTCATGGAAACATATACTGTTATTCATTTTAGGAAAAGTAATAGCTTTTACATCACTTGGACTTTTAGTATGGACGTTAGGAAAAGAGATTCAACAAATATTAACTTTGTATTTTCCATGGCTACGCAAAATGATAGGACCTTTACTAATATTAATGGGCTTAATATTATCCGATATTATAAAAGAAAGAAAATTCTTCTCTACCATCTTCCCTATCAAATTTATACGAAAACAAAAAGAAGTCAGCTCATTTTTACTTGGGTTCTTCTTTTCTTTAGCTTTCTGTCCGACTATGTTCGTGCTATTTTTCGGAACGTTAATCCCTCTATCTTTATCCTCTAATTATGGATACTTGTTTCCGACATTCTTTTCGATAGGGACTGCTCTACCTATCGTTGTACTAATGTTCATCATCTCCTACCTTGGATTAAATGGAACATTACTCAAAAAGAGCCGAAAAATAGGAAAAAGCATTCAACGTATAGCAGGTATCCTACTCATTTTAATCAGACTTTATGATACAGCTTTATATTGGATATAA
- a CDS encoding DUF3994 domain-containing protein, producing MIFLFVIIQFRYKDKTYAKGKWTYGSNSQTITLHVEKNLINGEEQKEAKNVYVPYTVQNFDGKNIQLFRTKTFNTIKYVKQK from the coding sequence CTGATTTTTCTTTTCGTTATAATCCAGTTTCGATACAAGGATAAGACTTATGCTAAAGGTAAATGGACTTATGGCTCTAATTCTCAAACTATCACATTGCATGTGGAAAAGAACTTAATAAACGGTGAAGAACAAAAAGAAGCAAAGAATGTATATGTTCCGTACACAGTTCAAAACTTTGATGGAAAGAACATTCAATTATTTAGAACTAAGACTTTTAACACTATCAAGTATGTAAAACAAAAATAA